ATCGGCCACACCTGAGCATCCTCACCGACAATGAAGTCAATAACCACCGGTCGGTCATTAATCTCGCGTGCCTTCTTAATTGCGGCCGCGACATCTTCCTTCTTGGTCACGCGAATCGCCACGCAGCCAAGCCCCTCGGAGAGCTGGACGAAGTCTGGCAGGTAGGAGTTGTCCTCCGGGCGCAGCTTGGTGTTGGAGTAGCGCTGATCGTAGAACAGCGTCTGCCACTGACGAACCATGCCCAGGTTACCGTTGTTGATCAAGGCAACCTTGATGGGAAAACCTTCCATTGCACAGGTGGTTAGCTCCTGATTGGTCATCTGGAAGCAACCGTCACCATCAATGGCCCAGACTTCCTTTTCTGGAGCAGCCGCCTTGGCGCCCATCGCAGCCGGGATTGAGTAGCCCATCGTGCCGGCACCACCGGAGTTAAGCCAGGTGCGCGGGTTCTCGTACTGGACGAACTGCGCTGCCCACATCTGGTGCTGGCCGACGCCAGCGGCATAGATGGCCTCCGGGCCAACGATGTCGGACAGGGTCTGAATTACAAACTGCGGAGCGATTGCACCATCAGCGGGCTCTTCCCACCCGAGGGGGAACTCGTCGCGGAGACCGTCGAGAAGCTTCAGCCAGTCGGCAATCTGGGGGCGACTAAGACCGAGCTTGGTGTAGGACTCGCTAAGTGCGGCAAGGACCTCGCGGGCATCGCCGACGATGGGAACGTCAACTTCACGGAGCTTGCCAATCTCTGCCGGGTCAATGTCTGCGTGGATAACCTTCGCGTTCGGCGCGAAGGAATTCAGATCACCGGTAACACGGTCGTCGAAACGCGCACCGATAGTGATGAGCAGGTCGGACTTCTGCAGAGCAGCGACGGCGGACACCTTGCCGTGCATGCCTGGCATACCCATATGCAGCGGGTGCGAGTCCGGGAATGCGCCGCGAGCCATCAGCGTGGTCACGACCGGAACTCCAGTCTGCTCGGCGAACTCGACCAGCTCCGTGGAAGCATCAGCCTTAATGACGCCACCACCGATGTAGAGCACCGGACGCTTGGCCGCAGCAATCATCTCAGCTGCTTCGTCAATCTGACGCTGGTGCGGAGTCGTCACAGGACGGTAGCCCGGCAGGTCAATCTCCGGCGGCCAGGTGAAGTCAATCATCGTATTCTGGAGGTCCTTCGGAACATCGACCAGAACCGGGCCTGGGCGACCAGAAGAAGCCAGGTGGAATGCCTCAGCGAGCGCGCGCGGGATGTCCTCAGCTTCGGTGACCATGAAGTTGTGCTTAGTGATCGGCATGGTCACACCGCGGATGTCAGCCTCCTGGAAAGCGTCAGTACCCAGCAGCGGGCGACCGACCTGACCGGTGATGGCGACAACCGGAACGGAGTCCATCTGAGCATCCGCGAGCGGGGTAACCAGGTTAGTAGCACCCGGGCCGGAAGTCGCGATACACACACCGACCTTGCCGGAAACCTGCGCGTAACCAGTGGCAGCGTGACCAGCTCCCTGCTCGTGGCGCACGAGGACGTGGCGGAGCTTTTCCGAGTCATAAATCGGATCGTAGAGCGGAAGCACTGCACCACCGGGGATACCGAAGGCTACCTCAACACCAAGCTCTTCAAGAGATCGGACAATGGCTTTTGCACCAGAAATTCGCTCGGGGGCGCTGGTGCGCGCCTTAGCTGCGAATTGGGCGGGCGATGGGGTGTGCTGCTCGTGCGCGTTCACGATTTCGCTCCTGGGTCATGGTGGGCAACTACTCAACTCACATTCACGCGAAGAAGCTACGAATGTGGCGTTGACTACAACCTTAACGTCCACATAGTGAGAAGTCAATCCCGCCAATTGGACACCCCCGCCCGCTTAACACCCGAGCGCCTACCCACTTCCCACCCGTTTCCCCACAGCAGTCCCACCCCAGCTTTGGGAATCACTTTACCCAGAAACACCCCCACCCCCGATACGCTGGTGCACCCGAGACGGTGCAGAGGCGGTGTATCCGAGTCGGCACGCCAGAGCGGCTCACCTCGAAGCTCCTCTTTATGCATAATTCCTTATCTTTAAACTCAGCCCATCTTAAGGCGAACGACCTACGGTGGAGAGCATGGAATTTTTACAATTCATGTTGTTACGGGCATGGCAATGGATAGCCAGCAACGGTCTTGCCATTGCAAGCCTGGCCATTCTGCTAATTCTTGTTCCCCGCATCCGACGTTTCGTTCTGGCAATCGCAGACGGAAATATCTCCTCTGAGGACGAGCAAGCCAAGGGACGACGCGCGCTCATTGGCGCTGTTGTTTACATCGTCGAAGTTATTGCGTACTTCGTCTTAATCATCGCGATTCTGTCGAAATTCGGAATCTCGCTAACCGCCGCCGCCATCCCCGCAACGGTTGTTTCCGCTGCTGTTGGTTTTGGTGCCCAGGGAGTCATCGCCGACTTCCTCGGAGGCATGTTCATCATTGCCGAGAAACAGTACGGCATCGGCGATTGGGTTGAGTTCCATTCCCCTTCCGGCACCGTGCAGGGCGACGTCGTCAATATGACATTGCGCGCCACGACCATTCGAACCCTAAACGGCGAGGAAATTATCGTGCCGAACTCCGAGGCACGTATGTGTATCAACTACTCCTCGCAGTGGTCGCGTGCCGTCGTCGAAGTACCGGTACCGATGACCGCCGGTGGTTCCATTAAGGATTTGGAAGAGCGCACCGTCGCCGCTGCTAAGCGCGCAATCACGCTGGACTCAATCAAGGACTCCGTTCTCTCCGAAATCAAGATGCAGTCCTCTACAGAGCTCAATCCACCAACGGTTATGGGGCTGCCGTGGACCGTCACCATGCGCTTGATTGTCGACTGCAAACCGGGCGACCAATGGCTTATCGAGCGCGCCATCCGCGCCGCAGTCATCGACACCTGGTGGGATGACTACGGCGAGCGCGCCCAACAGACCCCGTTTGCTCCCGCCGAAGAAATCACCGGCCACGTCCGCGATGACACGATGATTGAACAGCTCAAGCAGGCCGACGCTAAGCGCGAGAACAAGCAGGCGCTTGACGACGTCGACAGCGCTCCAACCGAGGTTGTCGAAATGGTACCGGACACAGCAGTCGAGCCAGTCACCGCGGAAACTAAGCTGATGGAAACTCAGACCGTCGACAAGCAAGACGAGAATGAGCGATCCGATCTTCCGCACGCGGGAGCCGATCTTGACGATGCGCGACGCGAGCAGGAAGACAGTGAAAGCAACAGCGCCATCCGCAAGCTGATTAACCACCCCGATTGGAAGACACTCACGACGCGCCAGAAGGTTCGTCGAACCCTCTCCGCAGGTGGGCGCGCTCGCGTTTCGACGATTGTACTCCTGGTAACCTTACTGATTCTCTTCATTTTGAACCTGATGACACTCGAAACTGAGGACGGCCCATCTGGATGGTTGGCACCGAGCAGGTGGAACGATCGCGTAGCGACACAGGAAGAGGACTCGGAAGAGTCGTCGGCACCACAGTCATCCAACCAGCCGACTAGCACCACACAGAATGTGCAGCCCACCGAGACCACTCAGCAGAATCAGACATCTCAAAACCAGCCAACGGAGACTTCTCAGCAGCCGCAGAACACACAGAACCGCGCACCTTCGACCACCACCTCCACCCAGTCAAGCTCCGAGCAGAGCAACACTGGCAACGAGGACACTGGTGGATCACAGTCGACGGACTCCACTAACAACGCGGAACCGAACTCGGCTGATACGCAATAGCGCGCAACCGCCTACCGTGCACTAGCCAATCCGAACTACCCGCTACAATCAATAGCCATGACTGACTCGACTCCACAGCCAAAAATTGCGACGCAGCGATTTCGCCCACAGAAGACGCATCTGTTCATCGTTGCGTTCATGGTCGTGCTGTGTGTAATTGCCGCCGGCTTTACCCCGTGGCTGGCCGTTACCTTCCTGGCACCGTTGATTTATACGCTTTGGATTTTCCGAGTACGCACCACCGTGGGGTCACGCGGCATCACTGCGGTTTATCTACTGTCCCAGCGCCGTTCGGTGCCCTGGAGTGATTTTGCAGGCATCTTCTTCAACAAGGGCGGTCGAGCCTTTGCGGTCACCAAGTCAGATGAGCGTATCGCGCTGCCGGCCATCTCTTTTAATTCACTGCCCGAGCTAAAGGAAGCCACCGGCGGTCTGATTCCGGATCCGATTACTTCGGCTCGCATGGCGGAAAATGACAAGGTCGAGGTCTTTGACCGCGATGGCTACTCCGTAATGAAGAAGGCCAGTGAGGTTGAGGCTGACGCCAAGGTTAAAGGCGCTAAGGCTAAAGGCGAAGCCTCTGCTGAGTAACATCTAAGCAGTCCACAAAAGCCCCTAAATCTCATTATGCGGACACTAGTGACCGCGAAATGAGACATTAGGGGCTTTTGTGATTAGTATGGACAATTAGTTACCTTGCACCCTATCTAGGAAGGGCAGCCCACATGATCCCCCTTCGCTCTAAAGTCACCACTGCCGGACGAAATGCCGCTGGCGCTCGTTCCCTATGGCGTGCGACTGGCATGTCCGATAGCGACTTCGGCAAGCCGATTATCGCAATTGCAAACTCTTACACCCAGTTTGTGCCAGGGCACGTGCACCTGAAGGATGTTGGCGACATCGTTGCGGAAGCTGTAACCGCGGCAGGTGGTGTCCCCCGTGAGTTCAACACCATCGCCGTCGACGACGGTATCGCAATGGGACATGACGGCATGCTCTACTCGCTGCCATCCCGTGAAATTATTGCCGACTCTGTGGAATACATGGTCAACGCTCACACCGCTGACGCGTTGGTGTGTATTTCCAACTGTGACAAGATCACGCCAGGCATGCTCAATGCGGCTCTGCGCCTGAATATCCCGGTGGTCTTCGTTTCCGGCGGGCCGATGGAATCGGGGTCATCGGTTGTTATCGATGGCGTCGTCAAGCCTGGCTCTGACCTAATCTCGGCTATTTCTGCATCCGCGAATGACAAGGTCGATGACAAGAACCTGCTGGACATCGAGCGCTCGGCGTGCCCGACCTGTGGTTCTTGCTCGGGTATGTTCACCGCAAACTCGATGAACTGCCTGACCGAGGCCCTCGGCCTGTCCCTGCCGGGCAATGGTTCTACGCTGGCGACTCAGCAGGCTCGCCGCGACTTGTTCACCCGCGCCGGTGAGCTAATCGTGGACCTGGCGAAGAGCTACTACAACGATGGCGACGAGTCCGTGCTGCCGCGCAACATCGCCAACCGCGACGCATTTGTCAACGCCATGACGCTCGATGTTGCCATGGGTGGCTCCACCAACACCGTGCTGCACATTCTCGCTGCCGCGCAGGAGGGCGAGATTGACTTCGACCTCTCTGACATCGACGCGATTTCCCGTCGTGTTCCGTGTCTGTCTAAGGTAGCGCCGAACTCTGACTACTACATGGAGGACGTCCACCGCGCCGGTGGTATTCCAGCCATCCTCGGCGAGCTGCGTCGCGCCGGCCTGCTGCAAATGGATGTCCGCTCTGTACACTCCCCGTCGTTGGAGGAGCACCTGGATAACTGGGATATCCGCGGCGGCAAGGCCACTGACGAGGCCATCGAGCTGTTCCACGCAGCACCGGGCGGTGTGCGCACCACCGAGCCGTTCTCCACTTCCAACCGCTGGGAAAGTCTGGACACGGACTCCGAAAATGGCTGCATCCGCGACTTCGACCACGCCTACACCAAGGAAGGCGGTCTCTGTGTCCTGCGCGGCAACATCGCCGAGGACGGCGCTGTCCTGAAGACCGCGGGTATTGGCGAGGACCAGTTCCACTTCGAGGGCACCGCTCGCGTCGTAGAGAGCCAGGAAGAGGCTGTCTCTGTCATCTTGAACCGCACCTTGCAGCCGGGCGAAGTTCTCTTCGTCATCTACGAGGGGCCGTCAGGTGGTCCGGGCATGCAGGAGATGCTGCACCCGACCGCATTCATCAAGGGTGCTGGTCTGGGTAAGGTTTGCGCCCTGGTCACCGACGGCCGCTTTTCCGGCGGTTCCTCTGGACTGTCGATTGGTCACGTTTCCCCGGAGGCCGCTGCAGGTGGCGCAATCGGTCTCGTCCGCAACGGCGACCCAGTGTACATCGATGTCGCAGAACGACGCCTCGAAATTCAGGTGTCCGACGAGGAGCTTGCGGCCCGCCGTGATGAAGAGCTCAAGCGCGATAAGCCGTTTACTCCCCACAAGCCACGTCCGCGCAAGGTGTCCAAGGCGCTGCGCGCATATGCCAAGATGGCGTCCAGTGCGGATAAGGGCGCGGTCCGCATTGTCGACTAGCTAGATCAAACCCGCTTAAAGGCCTGTGCTTACCGCACGGGCCTTTGGCGTTTCTAGGGTAGCTTTGCGCCCAGTCTTCCGCGTGGGCTTCACCAAATCCCGGTACTCGACGTCGGCAATCCCCTCAGCGACGTCCTCGGTGTGTGCATATTTGCTGCCCTCGGTAATGGCCGCCATTACATATCCGGGGCCAAAAACAACGGAAGAGTGCCACGAACGCCGGTTGGACCAGCCCATCTTCGCGCCTTCAGAACCGGGCAGGCCGGCAAGACCAAAATTCTGTCGATAGCCATCGGCAGCAATCGGCGACCAGTGTCGCATCGCCTCAAGCACCTCAGAATTAGGATGCTTCAGACGAAGCTGGGAAATAAAAGACACCACATCTTCCGCAGTGGTCCTCGATACTCCCCACTTTTCTCCGCCGGAGGTGTTGAACAGGCCGTACTCGGTCGCAACGGAATCGACCGATTCCGGGTACTTCCGGTAGAAGTCGGCTGCCAAATCGTCGTCGGAACGCGAAATCATCTTTTCGACGCGCTCGGCATCGTCGGCAGTGCCGTGTTCGAGCACATACTGACCGATATACAACTTAATCAGGGATAGCGCCGGCAGCGGGCGTTGCGATGCCTGGCTGCTGTACCCCACGCCCACCGGCTCGTAGCTCACCGCCATTTGCGTGCGTGGGTCAACCTCAATCAACCCTTCGGCGTTGAGGTCCATGCGTGGCAGACTCACCTGATGTGTCGGCCAGACGCTTGCCGACGAGACGGAGGCTGCAACCTCACTGTGCTCGTCGGCAGCAGCTGTCGATGGTGAGTGGATCGACGTTGTCGCGCCTATCGAAGACATGAAAAAGACCACCGCAAGGGTGGTCTTTAGTGCGTGTCTCGACTTTGGCATAGGGGGCATTGTACCCCGGCCCTAACCGAGAACCTAGTTTAGGCCGCTCGACTGTTTGTGTAGCTGCGAGCTGCCTTAGCCGATAAACGGCAGCGTGCCGGTCGTCAGCCACCACAGGCCAATTGCTGCAGCGATGGACAGAATTCCGAAGATCCACGACGATGCCAGTGGGCGACGAGCCCAGCCGCGTCCGAAGTCGATGCCGATGCGGCCCGGGCCGGTGAACTGCAAGCCAAGTGCCATGGCGGTCATCAACAGTTGTAGCTGAAGGTTGCTGGAATCCTGGCCGACGATATTCACGCCATTGGCAGAGGTAGCCACATCAAACATGCTGAGGTAGGCGGACAATGCCAGCGCCAATGCTGCGGCCAGCGGTGTCGCAAGCCCTAAGATGAGCAGGGCACCCGCGATGAGCTGAACCGTTGGGATGGCAGTGGCCATCACAGGGCCGAGGGCGAAGTTGTTCTGGCTAAACTGTGTCTCCAGCGCAGTGGTGCCACCGGAGCTGCCCCAGCCGAGCAGCGTTGTCAGGCCATGGACCAACAGCAGCGCACCCAATCCAAGACGCAGCAGCAGGAGGCCGAAGTCGGTGGTACCGCGACGGAACTCCGGTTCGTTGTCGTCGTTGAAGTCCGTGTCTTCATCGTCGTCAGCAGCGGCGGTAGTCGTAGCCGCAGTTGCCCCGGCGGCCCCTACGCCTGCTCCTGCAACACCAGCGGCACCAGCGGTATCGCGAGAGGCAGCCGGTTCAGCGAAATCCGATTCATCGAAATACTGAGTCTCAGCTGCGGAATTGCGTGCAGAGCCATAGGTTGACTCCGCCTCATCGTCGAATGCTGACTGTGCTTCCGACTTATTTGCGGCAGTTCCCGCTGTGGACGCTGCTGCCGCTTCAGAAGCCGAGAAGGCTTGCGTCGGCTGGCTGAAATCCTCATCTGAATCAACGCGCTCGCTACGGGCCGGCTGCTCAAAGATCTCGGTCGCCTCCGACTCCGGGGCTACCTCCGACTCTTTATCGGCCGCGGGTGCCAATTCAGTTTCGGCCTGTTCATCCCGCGGCGAAGGCTTACCGGCAGGGCTAATCACCTGAGGTGCCGTGCGGCCTGCAGCGGCGTAGGCGTCGTAGCGCTTCTTCGGGGTTTCCTGAACTTCAGGCTCCGGTTCCGAGCTCGGCTCGACCTCTGTCTCTGCCACTGTCTCTGATGCAGCGGCGGATTCCGGCGGCAGGTTTTCTTGGTCTACCTCCGCCTCCGGCTCCTCATCTACGCGCTTTTCCGGCACACCCGGAAAAATTTGCGTTGCGGTGTTGTCGCTGTCATCGCGGTTGGTTTCTTCGTTCATTGGCTCAGCGAGCTTGCGGTAGGTCGGGACGTCGAGATCGTCATCGAATCCGTCCTCCACATTCTCGAGGGCGCGGTCGTTCGGGTACTTCTCTGAGTCGCTCACATCGTCCACATTAAAACTACTGCCTCACTTTTGGTCGCAGGCGTGGCCGTGAAACGAGGCTGTATTGTGTATGCCTATGGGATTCCACCTCGTCCACACCAGCAGTGCACAGGCTCGCGCTCGCGGGCGGCGTCGTCGTGCTGCGCTCGCCGCTGGTGTCGTCGGGATGGTCTCTCTTTCCGGCTGCATGAGTGCCTCGAGCGCGCTTGAGTTGCCGTTTACTGAAGACAAGTCAGAACCGACAGGCATTGCCATGCCGAAGTTTTCCTCCCCTGATTTGCCCTCTACCCCGGTCCCGACCACGGAAAGCAAAGCCAAAGACAAAGGTCCCTGCGACCTCGATGATGTCACTCTCGCCGCCTGCCTACCGCTTACCACCGCGCTAGCCTCAACCGGCCCTGGGGAAGCTCTCGTCGCCACCGACGACGGTGCACTCACCGCTGTCGCACCGGGTAAGACACCGCGTGAGGTCGCACGGCTCGGCGCCCCTGCAAAACAACTGCTGCCCAGTCCCTCGGTTGAAGAGGACCGTCAGGTCTTTGTTTTGCGTAACGACGACACCATTGCGCGCGTCACCCTCGTGGAGGGCAGCACCGCTGATGTGCGCGAACTTCCGGACCTCAGCGAGCCCGGCATTCTCGGAATCTATTTTGACCGAACTTCGGACACCCTGTCCCCGCGCAAATTGCTCGTGGGAGATCCAGGCATTGAGTTTCAGCAGTTCTGCCATGGTCCGGACGGAATGCCGCCGTTGGCAACCGCCATTCTCGACGGCACCCCACAACTGGTTCAGCTCACCGGCCCTGTGATTAACCCCCTCGGCGGTGTGGACCTGAACGATTCCATCGGTGGATGCGCAGTGATGGGTGACCGCGTGGTCATTGCCATCCCAGACGCGCAGAAGGTCATCTCCATGCCGGTGGGTCCGAAGTCAAGTGGGCCCGACGCGGCGTGGGAGGTCAAGGGTTCCCCTGAAGTGCTTGTCGACGGCGACTTCGGCCACATCTCGCATGTAGCGGCTGTCGCAGCGAATCAGGGTATTGAAGTTTGGGGTGCCACGACCAACAAAACCGCCGGGGCACAACCGTCGGAGTCCGACGAACGCGTCGTCAGACTGCCGAGCGATGGTGCCGCCGGCGGTTCCCCGGATTAGCTTTCAGGGAGGCTAGCTCAGCTTCTTCGCAATCAGCTGGTTGACCTGAGCCGGGTCTGCCTTGCCGCGGGTGGCCTTCATGACCTGCCCCACGATGGCACCGACGACCTTCTTGTTGCCAGCTCGGTACTTCTCGACGATGTCCGGGTTAGCAGCCAGTGCATCGTCGACGGCCTTCTCAATAGCACCGTCGTCGCGAACGACCTCCAGGCCACGGGCAGCAACGACCTCATCAACATCGCCCTCGCCTGCGAGCACGCCGTCGACGGCCTTACGGGCCAGCTTGTTGGTCAGCTTGCCCTCTTCAATCAGTGCAATCACACGTGCAACCTGTGCCGGGGTAATCGCGAGCTCAGCCAGCTCCACGCCTGCCTCGTTGGCCTTCTGCGCCAGGTAAGCGACCCACCAGGAACGAGCCTCAGCCGGGCCGGCACCAGCCTCAACGGTGTCGACAATCAGGTCGAGAGCGCCGGCGTTAACCAGGTCGCGCATTTCCTCGTCCTTTAGACCCCACTCTTCCTGAATACGGGCACGACGCACCCACGGCAGCTCCGGCAGAGTTGCGCGGATTTCCTCCACCCACTCACGCGGAGCAATCACCGGTGGCAGATCCGGGTCGTTGAAGTAGCGGTAATCCGACTGCGATTCCTTCGGGCGGCCCTTGGAGGTCGTGCCGTCGGTCTCCTGGTAGTGGCGAGTTTCCTGAACAATCTCCTCGCCATTAGTAATCGCAGCAGCCTGGCGCTGCATCTCGTAGCGAACAGCCTGTTCAACCGACTTTAGGGAGTTGATGTTCTTAGTCTCGGTACGAGTGCCGAACTCCTCCTGGCCGATTGGGCGCAGGGAAACGTTGGAGTCCACACGCATCGAGCCCTGGTCCATGCGGGCATCGGAGACACCGAGGGACTTCACCAGGTCACGCAGCGCAGAAACGTACGCACGAGCAACCTCTGGGGCACGCTCCCCCGCACCGAGAATCGGCTTAGTGACAATCTCAATCAGCGGAACACCTGCACGGTTGCAGTCCACCAGCGAACGCGTAGCACCGTGAATACGACCATCGGCACCGCCCAAGTGCGTCAGCTTGCCGGTGTCCTCTTCCATGTGAGCGCGCTCAATTTCGACACGGAACTCCGTGCCGTCGTCAAGCTGAACGTCAAGATATCCGTCGTAGGCGATTGGCTCGTCGTACTGCGAAATCTGGTAGTTCTTCGGCTGATCCGGGTAGAAGTAGTTCTTGCGCGCAAAGCGAGAGGACTCAGCAATCTCGCAGTTCAACGCCAGGCCAATCTTGATGGCCCACTCAACGCCCTGACGGTTAACCACAGGCAGCGCGCCCGGCAGGCCGAGGCTGCAGGGATCGACGTTGCTATTCGGCTCGGCACCAAAGTGCGCCGAGGAGGACGAGAACATCTTGGTATTCGTCGAGAGCTCGACGTGAACCTCCATGCCCATTACCGGGTCAAAACGTTCGAGGACCTCATCAAAGTCCATCAAGTCATCAGCGTATGCAGCGGTCATGTTTGTAGAGTCTACTAGCGATGGCCCCGCAGGCGTGCCCTAGGGTATAAGTCGTGCCCGGAGTTAACGAACACCCACCGATTCCACCGACGTCAGCACGCGAAACGCCAACGTTCCGTGACGCCGCTGACCGCCACCGCGCAGGCGCTACTTTCGACGACGACCTACAAGAAAGCGCTGACGGCGCCACTGGCTACCACCGCGTACGCCCCGGATATCCTCCAACCGTCAGTGAAGCGCTTACCCGCCTTGCACCGCGCCCACAGGTAGTCGCCGATATCGGCGCCGGCACCGGAAAACTCACCGCCTCGCTTGCCGACGTCTACCGCGACGCCACCCTGCTGGCACTCGATCCCTCCACCGCGATGCGGCAAGCACTGATGCACAATGTGCCAGCGGCGGAATGCCTGAA
The nucleotide sequence above comes from Corynebacterium amycolatum. Encoded proteins:
- a CDS encoding acetolactate synthase large subunit, with translation MNAHEQHTPSPAQFAAKARTSAPERISGAKAIVRSLEELGVEVAFGIPGGAVLPLYDPIYDSEKLRHVLVRHEQGAGHAATGYAQVSGKVGVCIATSGPGATNLVTPLADAQMDSVPVVAITGQVGRPLLGTDAFQEADIRGVTMPITKHNFMVTEAEDIPRALAEAFHLASSGRPGPVLVDVPKDLQNTMIDFTWPPEIDLPGYRPVTTPHQRQIDEAAEMIAAAKRPVLYIGGGVIKADASTELVEFAEQTGVPVVTTLMARGAFPDSHPLHMGMPGMHGKVSAVAALQKSDLLITIGARFDDRVTGDLNSFAPNAKVIHADIDPAEIGKLREVDVPIVGDAREVLAALSESYTKLGLSRPQIADWLKLLDGLRDEFPLGWEEPADGAIAPQFVIQTLSDIVGPEAIYAAGVGQHQMWAAQFVQYENPRTWLNSGGAGTMGYSIPAAMGAKAAAPEKEVWAIDGDGCFQMTNQELTTCAMEGFPIKVALINNGNLGMVRQWQTLFYDQRYSNTKLRPEDNSYLPDFVQLSEGLGCVAIRVTKKEDVAAAIKKAREINDRPVVIDFIVGEDAQVWPMVAAGKSNDEVEYARGLRPLFNDENSAAETPADIHGTVVDNAEDAAKQPDANHPSMKTR
- a CDS encoding mechanosensitive ion channel family protein — translated: MLLRAWQWIASNGLAIASLAILLILVPRIRRFVLAIADGNISSEDEQAKGRRALIGAVVYIVEVIAYFVLIIAILSKFGISLTAAAIPATVVSAAVGFGAQGVIADFLGGMFIIAEKQYGIGDWVEFHSPSGTVQGDVVNMTLRATTIRTLNGEEIIVPNSEARMCINYSSQWSRAVVEVPVPMTAGGSIKDLEERTVAAAKRAITLDSIKDSVLSEIKMQSSTELNPPTVMGLPWTVTMRLIVDCKPGDQWLIERAIRAAVIDTWWDDYGERAQQTPFAPAEEITGHVRDDTMIEQLKQADAKRENKQALDDVDSAPTEVVEMVPDTAVEPVTAETKLMETQTVDKQDENERSDLPHAGADLDDARREQEDSESNSAIRKLINHPDWKTLTTRQKVRRTLSAGGRARVSTIVLLVTLLILFILNLMTLETEDGPSGWLAPSRWNDRVATQEEDSEESSAPQSSNQPTSTTQNVQPTETTQQNQTSQNQPTETSQQPQNTQNRAPSTTTSTQSSSEQSNTGNEDTGGSQSTDSTNNAEPNSADTQ
- a CDS encoding PH domain-containing protein gives rise to the protein MTDSTPQPKIATQRFRPQKTHLFIVAFMVVLCVIAAGFTPWLAVTFLAPLIYTLWIFRVRTTVGSRGITAVYLLSQRRSVPWSDFAGIFFNKGGRAFAVTKSDERIALPAISFNSLPELKEATGGLIPDPITSARMAENDKVEVFDRDGYSVMKKASEVEADAKVKGAKAKGEASAE
- the ilvD gene encoding dihydroxy-acid dehydratase produces the protein MIPLRSKVTTAGRNAAGARSLWRATGMSDSDFGKPIIAIANSYTQFVPGHVHLKDVGDIVAEAVTAAGGVPREFNTIAVDDGIAMGHDGMLYSLPSREIIADSVEYMVNAHTADALVCISNCDKITPGMLNAALRLNIPVVFVSGGPMESGSSVVIDGVVKPGSDLISAISASANDKVDDKNLLDIERSACPTCGSCSGMFTANSMNCLTEALGLSLPGNGSTLATQQARRDLFTRAGELIVDLAKSYYNDGDESVLPRNIANRDAFVNAMTLDVAMGGSTNTVLHILAAAQEGEIDFDLSDIDAISRRVPCLSKVAPNSDYYMEDVHRAGGIPAILGELRRAGLLQMDVRSVHSPSLEEHLDNWDIRGGKATDEAIELFHAAPGGVRTTEPFSTSNRWESLDTDSENGCIRDFDHAYTKEGGLCVLRGNIAEDGAVLKTAGIGEDQFHFEGTARVVESQEEAVSVILNRTLQPGEVLFVIYEGPSGGPGMQEMLHPTAFIKGAGLGKVCALVTDGRFSGGSSGLSIGHVSPEAAAGGAIGLVRNGDPVYIDVAERRLEIQVSDEELAARRDEELKRDKPFTPHKPRPRKVSKALRAYAKMASSADKGAVRIVD
- a CDS encoding DoxX family membrane protein, giving the protein MSDSEKYPNDRALENVEDGFDDDLDVPTYRKLAEPMNEETNRDDSDNTATQIFPGVPEKRVDEEPEAEVDQENLPPESAAASETVAETEVEPSSEPEPEVQETPKKRYDAYAAAGRTAPQVISPAGKPSPRDEQAETELAPAADKESEVAPESEATEIFEQPARSERVDSDEDFSQPTQAFSASEAAAASTAGTAANKSEAQSAFDDEAESTYGSARNSAAETQYFDESDFAEPAASRDTAGAAGVAGAGVGAAGATAATTTAAADDDEDTDFNDDNEPEFRRGTTDFGLLLLRLGLGALLLVHGLTTLLGWGSSGGTTALETQFSQNNFALGPVMATAIPTVQLIAGALLILGLATPLAAALALALSAYLSMFDVATSANGVNIVGQDSSNLQLQLLMTAMALGLQFTGPGRIGIDFGRGWARRPLASSWIFGILSIAAAIGLWWLTTGTLPFIG
- a CDS encoding glucose dehydrogenase translates to MGFHLVHTSSAQARARGRRRRAALAAGVVGMVSLSGCMSASSALELPFTEDKSEPTGIAMPKFSSPDLPSTPVPTTESKAKDKGPCDLDDVTLAACLPLTTALASTGPGEALVATDDGALTAVAPGKTPREVARLGAPAKQLLPSPSVEEDRQVFVLRNDDTIARVTLVEGSTADVRELPDLSEPGILGIYFDRTSDTLSPRKLLVGDPGIEFQQFCHGPDGMPPLATAILDGTPQLVQLTGPVINPLGGVDLNDSIGGCAVMGDRVVIAIPDAQKVISMPVGPKSSGPDAAWEVKGSPEVLVDGDFGHISHVAAVAANQGIEVWGATTNKTAGAQPSESDERVVRLPSDGAAGGSPD
- the gatB gene encoding Asp-tRNA(Asn)/Glu-tRNA(Gln) amidotransferase subunit GatB produces the protein MTAAYADDLMDFDEVLERFDPVMGMEVHVELSTNTKMFSSSSAHFGAEPNSNVDPCSLGLPGALPVVNRQGVEWAIKIGLALNCEIAESSRFARKNYFYPDQPKNYQISQYDEPIAYDGYLDVQLDDGTEFRVEIERAHMEEDTGKLTHLGGADGRIHGATRSLVDCNRAGVPLIEIVTKPILGAGERAPEVARAYVSALRDLVKSLGVSDARMDQGSMRVDSNVSLRPIGQEEFGTRTETKNINSLKSVEQAVRYEMQRQAAAITNGEEIVQETRHYQETDGTTSKGRPKESQSDYRYFNDPDLPPVIAPREWVEEIRATLPELPWVRRARIQEEWGLKDEEMRDLVNAGALDLIVDTVEAGAGPAEARSWWVAYLAQKANEAGVELAELAITPAQVARVIALIEEGKLTNKLARKAVDGVLAGEGDVDEVVAARGLEVVRDDGAIEKAVDDALAANPDIVEKYRAGNKKVVGAIVGQVMKATRGKADPAQVNQLIAKKLS